A single region of the Lysinibacillus sp. B2A1 genome encodes:
- a CDS encoding multidrug ABC transporter ATP-binding protein, whose product MGSIKRYMRFVKPYTWEIILTILIGIVKFAIPLFIPLLIKIVLDDIIAANDLSDAEKTKELFYWLGGTIIVFFIVRPPIEYYRQYFAQHVSNKVLFDIRKQIYAHLQRLSLKYYANTRAGDVISRVINDVEQTKNFIMTGLMNVWLDLATIVIAIVIMLTMDVKLTLVALIAFPFYAFSVKYFFGKLRDLTRKRSKALAGVQSYLHERVAGMSIIKSFTLEKHEQKLFDEANGEFLEKALDHTKWNAKSFAVVNTITDVAPLLVIAYAGYQVINGPLSIGTMVAFIAYIERLYGPLRRLVSSSTTLTQSIASMDRMFELIDEPYEVKNKSDAIELKRVNGEVHFDNVNFQYEADGSKILNNIHFTINPGETVAFVGMSGGGKSTIISLIPRFYDTTNGIVRIDGYDVKDVTLHSLRSQIGIVLQDNILFSDSVKENILMGKPDATDEEVISAAKAANAHDFILSLPNGYDTKVGERGVKLSGGQKQRVAIARVFLKNPPILILDEATSALDLESEALIQESLELLAHERTTIIIAHRLSTITHADKIIVIDHGQLIESGTHEELMQKQGTYYNLFQVQHLN is encoded by the coding sequence ATGGGTAGTATAAAGCGGTATATGCGTTTTGTAAAACCATATACTTGGGAAATCATTTTAACGATATTAATTGGTATAGTGAAGTTTGCCATTCCATTATTTATCCCCTTGCTTATAAAAATTGTGTTAGATGATATTATTGCTGCAAATGATCTATCGGATGCAGAGAAAACAAAAGAGTTATTTTATTGGTTAGGTGGCACTATCATTGTGTTCTTTATCGTTCGACCACCAATTGAGTATTATCGTCAATATTTTGCTCAACATGTTAGTAATAAGGTGCTTTTTGATATTCGAAAGCAAATCTATGCACATTTACAACGACTAAGTTTAAAATACTATGCAAATACAAGAGCTGGCGATGTTATTTCAAGAGTGATTAATGATGTGGAACAAACAAAAAACTTTATTATGACAGGCTTGATGAATGTATGGCTAGATCTTGCCACAATTGTTATTGCCATCGTGATTATGCTGACAATGGATGTTAAGCTGACACTTGTAGCTTTGATTGCGTTCCCATTCTATGCATTTAGTGTGAAGTACTTTTTTGGTAAGCTGAGGGATTTAACTAGAAAGCGCTCCAAGGCACTTGCAGGTGTACAAAGTTATTTGCATGAACGAGTCGCTGGAATGAGCATAATTAAAAGCTTTACACTCGAAAAGCATGAACAAAAATTATTTGATGAGGCAAATGGTGAATTTTTAGAGAAGGCATTGGATCATACAAAGTGGAATGCGAAATCCTTTGCTGTAGTGAATACTATTACGGATGTAGCCCCGTTGTTAGTAATTGCCTATGCAGGCTATCAGGTTATTAATGGTCCTCTGTCCATAGGAACGATGGTTGCCTTTATTGCTTATATTGAAAGACTTTATGGTCCACTCCGTCGTTTAGTTAGTTCATCTACTACATTAACGCAGTCGATTGCTTCAATGGACCGAATGTTTGAATTAATAGATGAACCTTATGAAGTGAAAAATAAGTCTGATGCCATAGAGTTGAAACGGGTAAATGGTGAGGTCCACTTTGACAACGTGAATTTTCAATATGAGGCTGATGGCTCAAAAATTTTAAACAATATTCATTTTACCATTAACCCTGGAGAGACAGTGGCATTTGTAGGTATGAGTGGTGGCGGTAAATCCACGATAATAAGCTTGATTCCACGCTTTTATGATACAACAAATGGTATAGTGCGTATTGATGGCTATGATGTGAAGGACGTAACACTTCATTCATTACGTTCACAAATCGGCATCGTGTTGCAGGATAATATTTTATTTAGTGATTCTGTAAAAGAGAATATTTTAATGGGCAAACCAGATGCTACTGATGAAGAGGTAATTTCTGCAGCGAAGGCAGCAAACGCACACGACTTTATTTTGAGCTTACCAAATGGCTATGACACCAAGGTTGGAGAGCGTGGAGTGAAGTTATCTGGTGGTCAAAAGCAGCGTGTCGCTATCGCTCGTGTATTTTTAAAAAATCCACCTATTTTAATACTAGATGAAGCTACCTCTGCATTAGATTTAGAAAGTGAAGCACTTATTCAAGAATCATTAGAGTTGCTTGCACATGAACGTACAACAATAATTATTGCTCACCGACTTTCTACAATCACTCATGCTGATAAAATTATTGTCATCGATCATGGGCAATTAATTGAAAGTGGTACACATGAAGAACTTATGCAAAAGCAAGGAACATATTACAATTTATTTCAAGTGCAGCATTTAAATTGA
- a CDS encoding gamma-type small acid-soluble spore protein, with protein MKKQNNANFQPNKNMQRQSQEFGYETDVNEVQKQNAKAEQKKAQASGNFSKTNQDLGE; from the coding sequence ATGAAAAAGCAAAACAACGCAAATTTCCAACCAAATAAAAACATGCAACGTCAAAGTCAAGAGTTTGGTTATGAGACTGATGTGAATGAAGTGCAAAAGCAAAATGCTAAAGCAGAGCAAAAGAAAGCTCAAGCTTCAGGAAACTTCTCTAAAACAAACCAAGATCTTGGTGAATAA